One genomic segment of Theobroma cacao cultivar B97-61/B2 chromosome 6, Criollo_cocoa_genome_V2, whole genome shotgun sequence includes these proteins:
- the LOC18596442 gene encoding titin homolog isoform X2: protein MEYERIDKVQSGISISPSKLRMKLMGPLHRKKDGSNSNSSRTSPSRIEDAEFVNSLLASKSGEFYEEVPSLDVAPVKISNETVLDSSLNDQISSQPKESLPRESIDVGRSKLQQFSKSDNGNSSAIHPIRTIEDENLDYDSNASSSSFEFHKGERALPNSMTRSYSRPMSSKWNDAEKWIMNRQNLQATYAKKNAFNNQANRFHMTNMMPFEKFSFIPAGAHPISAQACGGNLSSDQYPHSKDLREVAQRESSAEDTTVVPAIRSVSMRDMGTEMTPVTSQEPSRTATPAGATTPLRSPTSSIPSTPRRGEPTSTPLDHTTDDESQRPTNNRKKELSEQELKLKTRREIVALGVQLGKMNIAAWASKDEKENNTSSVETSNTEEPEQIEYEKRAAAWEEAEKSRHTARYKREEIKIQAWESQQRAKLEAEMRRIEAKVEQMRAQAQAKMVKKIAMARQRSEEKRAAAEARKNREAERTAAQAEYIRQTGRMPSSHYICCGWLS, encoded by the exons ATGGAGTACGAGAGAATAGACAAAGTTCAG AGCGGTATCTCTATTTCACCAAGTAAATTGAGGATGAAGCTGATGGGTCCTCTTCATAGAAAGAAGGATGGATCAAACAGCAACTCTTCAAGGACATCTCCTTCTAGGATTGAGGATGCTGAGTTTGTCAACAGTCTATTAGCCTCTAAGAGTGGAGAGTTTTATGAGGAAG TTCCCAGCTTAGATGTTGCACCTGTCAAAATATCCAATGAGACAGTGTTGGATTCCAGCCTAAACGATCAAATTTCTAGCCAACCAAAGGAGTCACTGCCTAGGGAGAGCATCGATGTGGGTCGTTCTAAGTTGCAGCAATTCTCAAAGAGTGATAATGGTAATTCTAGTGCAATTCATCCAATAAGGACCATAGAAGATGAAAATCTTGATTATGATAGTAATGCTAGTTCATCAAGCTTTGAGTTTCACAAAGGGGAGAGAGCACTTCCTAATTCCATGACAAGGTCATACTCAAGACCTATGTCATCTAAGTGGAATGATGCAGAGAAATGGATAATGAACAGGCAAAATTTGCAAGCTACCTATGCTAAGAAGAATGCATTTAACAACCAAGCTAATCGCTTTCACATGACAAATATG ATGCCTTTCGAGAAGTTCTCTTTTATTCCTGCTGGAGCTCATCCAATTTCAGCTCAAGCGTGTGGAGGAAATCTGTCAAGTGATCAGTATCCTCACAGTAAGGACTTGAGAGAAGTGGCTCAGAGGGAAAGTTCAGCAGAAGATACTACAG TTGTACCTGCAATAAGATCAGTTTCTATGAGAGATATGGGAACAGAAATGACCCCTGTTACAAGTCAAGAGCCTTCTAGGACAGCTACACCTGCAGGGGCAACAACCCCACTCCGAAGCCCAACATCTTCAATTCCATCAACTCCCCGTAGAGGGGAACCAACATCAACGCCTTTGGACCACACTACAGATGATGAGTCACAGCGTCCCACTAATAATCGCAAGAAAGAGTTGTCTGAGCAAGAATTGAAGCTCAAGACAAGAAGAGAGATTGTAGCCCTTGGTGTCCAGCTTGGCAAGATGAATATCGCTGCTTGGGCAAGCAAAGATGAGAAGGAAAACAATACATCTTCAGTTGAAACCAGTAATACAGAGGAGCCTGAACAGATTGAATATGAAAAGCGAGCAGCAGCATGGGAGGAAGCTGAAAAGTCTAGGCATACAGCAAG GTATAAACGTGAAGAGATCAAAATTCAAGCATGGGAGAGTCAGCAGAGAGCAAAACTAGAAGCAGAGATGCGGAGAATAGAG GCGAAAGTAGAGCAAATGAGAGCCCAAGCTCAAGCAAAGATGGTGAAGAAGATTGCTATGGCTAGGCAAAGATCAGAAGAAAAACGAGCTGCAGCTGAAGCCAGAAAAAATCGAGAAGCTGAAAGGACTGCTGCTCAAGCAGAATACATTCGGCAGACAGGAAGAATGCCATCATCCCATTACATCTGTTGTGGCTGGTTGTCATAA
- the LOC18596441 gene encoding auxin response factor 6 isoform X1 yields MRLASAGFNPQTQEDFAGEKRVLNSELWHACAGPLVSLPPVGSRVVYFPQGHSEQVAASTNKEVDAHIPNYPSLPPQLICQLHNVTMHADVETDEVYAQMTLQPLSPQEQKEAYLPAELGTPSKQPTNYFCKTLTASDTSTHGGFSVPRRAAEKVFPPLDFSQQPPAQELIARDLHDNEWKFRHIFRGQPKRHLLTTGWSVFVSAKRLVAGDSVLFIWNEKNQLLLGIRRANRPQTVMPSSVLSSDSMHLGLLAAAAHAAATNSRFTIFYNPRASPSEFVIPLAKYIKAVYHTRVSVGMRFRMLFETEESSVRRYMGTITGISDLDPARWPNSHWRSVKVGWDESTAGERQPRVSLWEIEPLTTFPMYPAPFPLRLKRPWPPGLPSFHGIKDDDLGMNSPLMWLRGDADRGMQSLNLQGIGVTPWMQPRLDASMVGLPADMYQAMAAAALQDLRAVDPSKPATASLLQFQQPQNLPCRPAALMQPQMLQQSQPQAFLQGVEDNQHQSQSQAQTPPHLLQQQLQHQNSFNNQQHPQHPLSQQHQQLVDHQQIHSAVSAMSQYASASQSQSSSLQAMPSLCQQQSFSDSNGNTVTSPIVSPLHSLLGSFPQDESSNLLNLPRSNPVITSAAWPSKRAAVEVLSSGSPQCVLPQVEQLGPTQTNMSQNSISLPPFPGRECSIDQEGGTDPQSHLLFGVNIEPSSLLMPNGMSSLRGVGSDSDSTTIPFSSNYMSTAGTDFSVNPAMTPSSCIDESGFLQSPENVGQGNPQTRTFVKVYKSGSFGRSLDISKFSSYNELRSELARMFGLEGQLEDPLRSGWQLVFVDRENDVLLLGDDPWPEFVNSVWCIKILSPQEVQQMGKRGLELLNSVPVQRLSNGSCDDYVSRQDSRNLSSGIASVGSLDY; encoded by the exons atgaggcTTGCTTCAGCTGGTTTCAATCCACAAACCCAGGAAG ATTTTGCAGGAGAGAAGAGAGTTCTGAACTCTGAACTTTGGCATGCATGTGCGGGTCCTCTTGTTTCTCTACCTCCGGTCGGAAGTAGGGTTGTTTATTTCCCACAAGGTCATAGCGAACAG GTTGCTGCATCAACCAACAAAGAAGTGGATGCCCACATACCAAACTACCCAAGCTTACCTCCACAACTTATTTGTCAGCTCCATAATGTTACCATGCAT GCTGATGTTGAGACAGATGAGGTATATGCACAGATGACCTTGCAGCCATTAAGCCCG caagaacaaaaagaggCTTACCTACCAGCAGAATTGGGCACTCCCAGCAAACAGCcaacaaattatttttgtaaaacATTAACAGCCAGTGACACAAGCACTCATGGAGGGTTCTCTGTTCCTCGCCGAGCAGCCGAAAAAGTGTTTCCTCCACTG GACTTCTCCCAGCAGCCTCCAGCTCAGGAATTGATTGCAAGGGACTTGCATGATAATGAATGGAAATTTAGGCATATATTTCGGG GCCAGCCTAAAAGGCACCTCTTGACAACTGGATGGAGTGTATTTGTAAGTGCTAAAAGACTAGTCGCGGGTGATTCAGTGCTTTTTATCTG gaatgaaaaaaatcaattacttCTTGGTATCCGACGAGCTAATCGACCTCAAACTGTAATGCCTTCGTCAGTTTTATCTAGTGATAGCATGCACCTAGGGCTTCTTGCTGCCGCTGCTCATGCAGCTGCAACAAATAGTCGTTTCACTATTTTTTATAACCCAAG GGCTAGTCCATCGGAATTTGTCATACCTTTGGCAAAATATATCAAAGCTGTCTATCATACGCGAGTCTCTGTTGGTATGCGCTTTAGAATGCTGTTTGAAACAGAAGAATCGAGTGTTCGTCG ATACATGGGCACGATAACTGGCATAAGTGACTTAGATCCTGCTCGGTGGCCAAATTCACATTGGCGATCAGTGAAG GTTGGCTGGGATGAATCAACAGCTGGAGAAAGACAGCCAAGAGTTTCCTTGTGGGAGATTGAACCATTGACAACATTCCCAATGTATCCAGCTCCATTTCCTTTAAGGCTTAAGCGACCATGGCCACCAGGATTACCTTCTTTCCATG GTATCAAGGATGATGATCTAGGCATGAATTCTCCACTTATGTGGCTACGGGGAGATGCAGATCGAGGAATGCAGTCTCTGAACCTTCAGGGAATTGGAGTTACACCATGGATGCAGCCGAGGCTGGATGCTTCCATGGTGGGTCTGCCGGCTGACATGTACCAAGCTATGGCTGCTGCTGCACTGCAAGATTTGAGGGCTGTGGATCCTTCCAAACCAGCAACTGCTTCCCTTCTGCAATTTCAGCAACCCCAAAATCTCCCCTGCAGACCTGCAGCTCTAATGCAGCCCCAGATGTTGCAGCAGTCTCAACCTCAGGCCTTTCTTCAGGGTGTTGAAGACAACCAGCACCAGTCTCAGTCTCAGGCCCAAACTCCCCCACATCTGCTTCAGCAACAGTTGCAGCACCAGAACTCGTTCAATAACCAACAGCATCCACAGCATCCACTGTCACAGCAACACCAGCAACTGGTCGATCATCAGCAGATTCACAGTGCAGTGTCTGCAATGTCACAGTATGCTTCAGCCTCTCAATCCCAGTCGTCATCATTGCAAGCCATGCCTTCACTTTGCCAACAACAGAGTTTTTCTGATTCAAATGGGAACACAGTGACCAGCCCTATAGTCTCTCCTTTGCATAGTCTTTTGGGTTCTTTCCCGCAAGATGAATCATCCAATCTGCTCAACTTGCCTAGATCCAACCCTGTAATTACTTCTGCTGCATGGCCATCTAAGCGGGCAGCTGTTGAAGTTCTCTCATCTGGATCACCACAGTGCGTTTTACCCCAGGTAGAACAATTGGGGCCAACCCAGACAAACATGTCTCAAAATTCTATTTCTTTGCCACCCTTTCCTGGCAGGGAGTGCTCGATAGACCAAGAAGGGGGTACCGATCCACAGAGCCATCTCTTATTTGGTGTTAATATAGAGCCTTCATCTCTTCTAATGCCAAATGGCATGTCAAGCCTTAGGGGAGTTGGCAGCGATAGTGACTCCACTACCATACCCTTCTCTTCTAATTATATGAGTACTGCAGGCACGGATTTTTCAGTTAATCCAGCAATGACACCTTCCAGTTGCATTGATGAATCAGGTTTCTTGCAGTCTCCAGAAAATGTGGGCCAAGGAAACCCACAAACTCGAACCTTTGTTAAG GTTTATAAATCAGGGTCCTTTGGGAGGTCACTGGATATCTCTAAATTCAGCAGCTACAATGAGCTGCGCAGTGAACTTGCACGAATGTTTGGCCTTGAAGGCCAGTTGGAGGACCCCCTGAGATCAGGCTGGCAGCTTGTATTTGTTGACCGGGAGAATGATGTTCTTCTCCTCGGTGATGACCCTTGGCC GGAGTTTGTGAACAGTGTGTGGTGTATCAAGATACTTTCACCACAGGAAGTGCAGCAAATGGGCAAACGAGGCCTGGAGCTTCTAAACTCTGTCCCAGTTCAGAGGCTCTCTAATGGCAGTTGTGATGACTATGTGAGCCGACAGGACTCTAGAAATTTGAGCTCCGGTATTGCTTCGGTGGGGTCGTTGGACTACTGA
- the LOC18596442 gene encoding titin homolog isoform X1, whose amino-acid sequence MEYERIDKVQSGISISPSKLRMKLMGPLHRKKDGSNSNSSRTSPSRIEDAEFVNSLLASKSGEFYEEVPSLDVAPVKISNETVLDSSLNDQISSQPKESLPRESIDVGRSKLQQFSKSDNGNSSAIHPIRTIEDENLDYDSNASSSSFEFHKGERALPNSMTRSYSRPMSSKWNDAEKWIMNRQNLQATYAKKNAFNNQANRFHMTNMVRVAPESANYDQRSAVNRIADTKRVDFCQSAVQMPFEKFSFIPAGAHPISAQACGGNLSSDQYPHSKDLREVAQRESSAEDTTVVPAIRSVSMRDMGTEMTPVTSQEPSRTATPAGATTPLRSPTSSIPSTPRRGEPTSTPLDHTTDDESQRPTNNRKKELSEQELKLKTRREIVALGVQLGKMNIAAWASKDEKENNTSSVETSNTEEPEQIEYEKRAAAWEEAEKSRHTARYKREEIKIQAWESQQRAKLEAEMRRIEAKVEQMRAQAQAKMVKKIAMARQRSEEKRAAAEARKNREAERTAAQAEYIRQTGRMPSSHYICCGWLS is encoded by the exons ATGGAGTACGAGAGAATAGACAAAGTTCAG AGCGGTATCTCTATTTCACCAAGTAAATTGAGGATGAAGCTGATGGGTCCTCTTCATAGAAAGAAGGATGGATCAAACAGCAACTCTTCAAGGACATCTCCTTCTAGGATTGAGGATGCTGAGTTTGTCAACAGTCTATTAGCCTCTAAGAGTGGAGAGTTTTATGAGGAAG TTCCCAGCTTAGATGTTGCACCTGTCAAAATATCCAATGAGACAGTGTTGGATTCCAGCCTAAACGATCAAATTTCTAGCCAACCAAAGGAGTCACTGCCTAGGGAGAGCATCGATGTGGGTCGTTCTAAGTTGCAGCAATTCTCAAAGAGTGATAATGGTAATTCTAGTGCAATTCATCCAATAAGGACCATAGAAGATGAAAATCTTGATTATGATAGTAATGCTAGTTCATCAAGCTTTGAGTTTCACAAAGGGGAGAGAGCACTTCCTAATTCCATGACAAGGTCATACTCAAGACCTATGTCATCTAAGTGGAATGATGCAGAGAAATGGATAATGAACAGGCAAAATTTGCAAGCTACCTATGCTAAGAAGAATGCATTTAACAACCAAGCTAATCGCTTTCACATGACAAATATGGTGAGAGTTGCTCCAGAATCTGCAAATTATGATCAGAGGTCAGCTGTTAATCGCATAGCTGACACTAAGAGGGTAGATTTCTGTCAATCTGCTGTGCAGATGCCTTTCGAGAAGTTCTCTTTTATTCCTGCTGGAGCTCATCCAATTTCAGCTCAAGCGTGTGGAGGAAATCTGTCAAGTGATCAGTATCCTCACAGTAAGGACTTGAGAGAAGTGGCTCAGAGGGAAAGTTCAGCAGAAGATACTACAG TTGTACCTGCAATAAGATCAGTTTCTATGAGAGATATGGGAACAGAAATGACCCCTGTTACAAGTCAAGAGCCTTCTAGGACAGCTACACCTGCAGGGGCAACAACCCCACTCCGAAGCCCAACATCTTCAATTCCATCAACTCCCCGTAGAGGGGAACCAACATCAACGCCTTTGGACCACACTACAGATGATGAGTCACAGCGTCCCACTAATAATCGCAAGAAAGAGTTGTCTGAGCAAGAATTGAAGCTCAAGACAAGAAGAGAGATTGTAGCCCTTGGTGTCCAGCTTGGCAAGATGAATATCGCTGCTTGGGCAAGCAAAGATGAGAAGGAAAACAATACATCTTCAGTTGAAACCAGTAATACAGAGGAGCCTGAACAGATTGAATATGAAAAGCGAGCAGCAGCATGGGAGGAAGCTGAAAAGTCTAGGCATACAGCAAG GTATAAACGTGAAGAGATCAAAATTCAAGCATGGGAGAGTCAGCAGAGAGCAAAACTAGAAGCAGAGATGCGGAGAATAGAG GCGAAAGTAGAGCAAATGAGAGCCCAAGCTCAAGCAAAGATGGTGAAGAAGATTGCTATGGCTAGGCAAAGATCAGAAGAAAAACGAGCTGCAGCTGAAGCCAGAAAAAATCGAGAAGCTGAAAGGACTGCTGCTCAAGCAGAATACATTCGGCAGACAGGAAGAATGCCATCATCCCATTACATCTGTTGTGGCTGGTTGTCATAA
- the LOC18596441 gene encoding auxin response factor 6 isoform X2, with translation MRLASAGFNPQTQEGEKRVLNSELWHACAGPLVSLPPVGSRVVYFPQGHSEQVAASTNKEVDAHIPNYPSLPPQLICQLHNVTMHADVETDEVYAQMTLQPLSPQEQKEAYLPAELGTPSKQPTNYFCKTLTASDTSTHGGFSVPRRAAEKVFPPLDFSQQPPAQELIARDLHDNEWKFRHIFRGQPKRHLLTTGWSVFVSAKRLVAGDSVLFIWNEKNQLLLGIRRANRPQTVMPSSVLSSDSMHLGLLAAAAHAAATNSRFTIFYNPRASPSEFVIPLAKYIKAVYHTRVSVGMRFRMLFETEESSVRRYMGTITGISDLDPARWPNSHWRSVKVGWDESTAGERQPRVSLWEIEPLTTFPMYPAPFPLRLKRPWPPGLPSFHGIKDDDLGMNSPLMWLRGDADRGMQSLNLQGIGVTPWMQPRLDASMVGLPADMYQAMAAAALQDLRAVDPSKPATASLLQFQQPQNLPCRPAALMQPQMLQQSQPQAFLQGVEDNQHQSQSQAQTPPHLLQQQLQHQNSFNNQQHPQHPLSQQHQQLVDHQQIHSAVSAMSQYASASQSQSSSLQAMPSLCQQQSFSDSNGNTVTSPIVSPLHSLLGSFPQDESSNLLNLPRSNPVITSAAWPSKRAAVEVLSSGSPQCVLPQVEQLGPTQTNMSQNSISLPPFPGRECSIDQEGGTDPQSHLLFGVNIEPSSLLMPNGMSSLRGVGSDSDSTTIPFSSNYMSTAGTDFSVNPAMTPSSCIDESGFLQSPENVGQGNPQTRTFVKVYKSGSFGRSLDISKFSSYNELRSELARMFGLEGQLEDPLRSGWQLVFVDRENDVLLLGDDPWPEFVNSVWCIKILSPQEVQQMGKRGLELLNSVPVQRLSNGSCDDYVSRQDSRNLSSGIASVGSLDY, from the exons atgaggcTTGCTTCAGCTGGTTTCAATCCACAAACCCAGGAAG GAGAGAAGAGAGTTCTGAACTCTGAACTTTGGCATGCATGTGCGGGTCCTCTTGTTTCTCTACCTCCGGTCGGAAGTAGGGTTGTTTATTTCCCACAAGGTCATAGCGAACAG GTTGCTGCATCAACCAACAAAGAAGTGGATGCCCACATACCAAACTACCCAAGCTTACCTCCACAACTTATTTGTCAGCTCCATAATGTTACCATGCAT GCTGATGTTGAGACAGATGAGGTATATGCACAGATGACCTTGCAGCCATTAAGCCCG caagaacaaaaagaggCTTACCTACCAGCAGAATTGGGCACTCCCAGCAAACAGCcaacaaattatttttgtaaaacATTAACAGCCAGTGACACAAGCACTCATGGAGGGTTCTCTGTTCCTCGCCGAGCAGCCGAAAAAGTGTTTCCTCCACTG GACTTCTCCCAGCAGCCTCCAGCTCAGGAATTGATTGCAAGGGACTTGCATGATAATGAATGGAAATTTAGGCATATATTTCGGG GCCAGCCTAAAAGGCACCTCTTGACAACTGGATGGAGTGTATTTGTAAGTGCTAAAAGACTAGTCGCGGGTGATTCAGTGCTTTTTATCTG gaatgaaaaaaatcaattacttCTTGGTATCCGACGAGCTAATCGACCTCAAACTGTAATGCCTTCGTCAGTTTTATCTAGTGATAGCATGCACCTAGGGCTTCTTGCTGCCGCTGCTCATGCAGCTGCAACAAATAGTCGTTTCACTATTTTTTATAACCCAAG GGCTAGTCCATCGGAATTTGTCATACCTTTGGCAAAATATATCAAAGCTGTCTATCATACGCGAGTCTCTGTTGGTATGCGCTTTAGAATGCTGTTTGAAACAGAAGAATCGAGTGTTCGTCG ATACATGGGCACGATAACTGGCATAAGTGACTTAGATCCTGCTCGGTGGCCAAATTCACATTGGCGATCAGTGAAG GTTGGCTGGGATGAATCAACAGCTGGAGAAAGACAGCCAAGAGTTTCCTTGTGGGAGATTGAACCATTGACAACATTCCCAATGTATCCAGCTCCATTTCCTTTAAGGCTTAAGCGACCATGGCCACCAGGATTACCTTCTTTCCATG GTATCAAGGATGATGATCTAGGCATGAATTCTCCACTTATGTGGCTACGGGGAGATGCAGATCGAGGAATGCAGTCTCTGAACCTTCAGGGAATTGGAGTTACACCATGGATGCAGCCGAGGCTGGATGCTTCCATGGTGGGTCTGCCGGCTGACATGTACCAAGCTATGGCTGCTGCTGCACTGCAAGATTTGAGGGCTGTGGATCCTTCCAAACCAGCAACTGCTTCCCTTCTGCAATTTCAGCAACCCCAAAATCTCCCCTGCAGACCTGCAGCTCTAATGCAGCCCCAGATGTTGCAGCAGTCTCAACCTCAGGCCTTTCTTCAGGGTGTTGAAGACAACCAGCACCAGTCTCAGTCTCAGGCCCAAACTCCCCCACATCTGCTTCAGCAACAGTTGCAGCACCAGAACTCGTTCAATAACCAACAGCATCCACAGCATCCACTGTCACAGCAACACCAGCAACTGGTCGATCATCAGCAGATTCACAGTGCAGTGTCTGCAATGTCACAGTATGCTTCAGCCTCTCAATCCCAGTCGTCATCATTGCAAGCCATGCCTTCACTTTGCCAACAACAGAGTTTTTCTGATTCAAATGGGAACACAGTGACCAGCCCTATAGTCTCTCCTTTGCATAGTCTTTTGGGTTCTTTCCCGCAAGATGAATCATCCAATCTGCTCAACTTGCCTAGATCCAACCCTGTAATTACTTCTGCTGCATGGCCATCTAAGCGGGCAGCTGTTGAAGTTCTCTCATCTGGATCACCACAGTGCGTTTTACCCCAGGTAGAACAATTGGGGCCAACCCAGACAAACATGTCTCAAAATTCTATTTCTTTGCCACCCTTTCCTGGCAGGGAGTGCTCGATAGACCAAGAAGGGGGTACCGATCCACAGAGCCATCTCTTATTTGGTGTTAATATAGAGCCTTCATCTCTTCTAATGCCAAATGGCATGTCAAGCCTTAGGGGAGTTGGCAGCGATAGTGACTCCACTACCATACCCTTCTCTTCTAATTATATGAGTACTGCAGGCACGGATTTTTCAGTTAATCCAGCAATGACACCTTCCAGTTGCATTGATGAATCAGGTTTCTTGCAGTCTCCAGAAAATGTGGGCCAAGGAAACCCACAAACTCGAACCTTTGTTAAG GTTTATAAATCAGGGTCCTTTGGGAGGTCACTGGATATCTCTAAATTCAGCAGCTACAATGAGCTGCGCAGTGAACTTGCACGAATGTTTGGCCTTGAAGGCCAGTTGGAGGACCCCCTGAGATCAGGCTGGCAGCTTGTATTTGTTGACCGGGAGAATGATGTTCTTCTCCTCGGTGATGACCCTTGGCC GGAGTTTGTGAACAGTGTGTGGTGTATCAAGATACTTTCACCACAGGAAGTGCAGCAAATGGGCAAACGAGGCCTGGAGCTTCTAAACTCTGTCCCAGTTCAGAGGCTCTCTAATGGCAGTTGTGATGACTATGTGAGCCGACAGGACTCTAGAAATTTGAGCTCCGGTATTGCTTCGGTGGGGTCGTTGGACTACTGA